One window from the genome of Vicugna pacos chromosome 21, VicPac4, whole genome shotgun sequence encodes:
- the FIRRM gene encoding FIGNL1-interacting regulator of recombination and mitosis isoform X4: MSQERAVPASAVPLEEISSWPEELCRRELPSVLPRLLSMYQNSDGWIEHIQILKIIVEMFLPHMNHLTLEQTFFSQVLPKTVKLFDDMMYELTSQARGLSSQNLEIQTTLRNILQTMVQLLGALTGCVQHVCATQESVILENIHSLPSSVLHVIKSTFVHCKNSESVYSGHLHLVSDLLQALFKEAYSLQKQLMELLDMVCMDPLVDENDDVLKMVVVIHSLLGICSVISSMDHAFHANTWKFIIKQSLKHQSVIKSQLKHKDIITSLCEDILFSFHSCLQLAEQMVQPRAQDNADYRLFQKTLKLCRFFANSLLHYTKEFLPFLSDSCCTLHQLYLQIHSKFPPSLYAARISKAQQEEIAGAFLVTLDPLISQLLIFQPFVQVVLDSKLELPCELQFPQCLLLVVIMDKLPSQPEAVQALWCADSQVSGATTRYVFTHTGNCC, translated from the exons ATGTCTCAGGAACGCGCGGTCCCAGCGAGCGCGGTTCCCCTGGAAGAAATAAGTAGCTGGCCGGAGGAGCTATGCCGCCGGGAGCTGCCGTCCGTCCTGCCTCGTCTCCTT tctatGTATCAGAATTCTGACGGTTGGATTGAGCATATTC AAATTCTGAAAATTATCGTAGAAATGTTTTTACCTCATATGAACCACCTGACATTGGAACAGACTTTCTTTTCACAAGTACTGCCAAAG ACTGTGAAATTATTTGATGACATGATGTATGAGTTAACAAGTCAAGCCAGAGGACTGTCAAGCCAAAATTTAGAAATCCAGACCACtctaagaaatattttacaa ACAATGGTACAGCTATTAGGAGCTCTTACAGGATGTGTTCAGCATGTCTGTGCCACTCAGGAATCCGTCATTCTAGAAAACATTCATAGTCTTCCCTCCTCAGTCCTACATGTAATCAAAAGTACATTTGTGCATTGTAAG AATAGTGAATCTGTCTATTCTGGGCATTTACACCTAGTCTCAGACCTTCTGCAAGCTCTTTTCAAGGAGGCCTATTCTCTTCAAAAGCAGCTAATGGAACTGCTGGATATGGTTTGCATGGACCCTTTAGTAGATGAGAATGATGATGTTTTGAAGATGGTAGTAG TTATTCATTCATTGTTGGGTATCTGCTCTGTTATTTCCAGTATGGACCATGCATTTCATGCCAATACTTGGAAATTTATAATTaa gCAGAGCCTGAAGCACCAGTCGGTTATAAAGAGTCagctgaaacataaagatataattACTAGCTTGTGTGAAGacattcttttctccttccattcTTGTTTACAGTTAGCTGAGCAGATGGTACAGCCACGTGCACAG GATAATGCTGACTACAGATTATTTCAGAAAACACTCAAATTGTGTCGTTTCTTTGCCAACTCCCTTTTGCACTATACTAAG gaatttcttcctttcctctctgatTCTTGCTGTACGTTACACCAGCTTTATCTTCAGATACACAG tAAGTTTCCACCAAGCCTCTATGCTGCCAGGATTTCAAAAGCACAACAGGAGGAAATAGCAGGTGCTTTCCTGGTTACACTGGATCCACTCATCAGTCAGCTTCTCATATTCCAACCTTTTGTGCAAGTGGTTTTGGACAGTAAATTAG AGCTGCCGTGTGAACTGCAGTTTCCACAGTGTCTACTGCTGGTTGTCATCATGGACAAGCTGCCCTCGCAGCCTGAGGCTGTGCAGGCCCTGTGGTGCGCAGACAGCCAGGTCTCAGGAGCTACAACCAG ataCGTATTCACACATACTGGAAACTGTTGTTGA
- the METTL18 gene encoding histidine protein methyltransferase 1 homolog produces the protein MTFQFNFNIEDHLENELTPHGGGALALDSSKESSVSEREKGKHRDKKCSTEQFDLPQDHLWEHKSKENAALSQDTDISVNTANSSSNLEPRENSQLCLRVAKEHAIPKDLKKVLENKVIETLPGLQHVNISVVKTNLLKENFPGENIISKSFSSHSDLITGVYEGGLKIWECTFDLLAYFTKAKEKFAGKKVLDLGCGSGLLGIIAFKGGAKEIHFQDYNSMVIDEVTLPNVVANATWEDEENDISEPDVKRCRKSKAAQELRKCQFFSGEWSEFCKLVLSSEKIFEKYDLILTSETIYNPDYYGPLHQTFLRLLDKNGRVLLASKAHYFGVGGGIHLFQKFVEEKNVFETRTLEIIDEGLKRFLIEMTFKYPS, from the coding sequence ATGacttttcaatttaatttcaatATAGAAGATCATCTGGAAAATGAATTAACACCCCATGGAGGTGGAGCTTTGGCTctggattcctcaaaagagtcttcggtctcagaaagagaaaaaggtaaaCATAGGGACAAAAAATGTTCTACAGAACAGTTCGACTTGCCTCAGGATCATTTGTGGGAACATAAGTCAAAGGAAAATGCAGCTCTGTCTCAAGACACAGACATCTCAGTCAATACAGCTAACAGTTCGAGTAACTTGGAGCCACGTGAAAACTCTCAGCTCTGCTTGAGAGTTGCCAAAGAGCATGCTATACCTAAGGATTTAAAgaaagttttagaaaataaagtcaTAGAAACATTACCAGGTCTCCAGCATGTTAACATATCAGTGGTGAAAACCAACTTGTTGAAAGAGAACTTCCCTGGAGAAAACATCATTTCGAAAAGCTTTTCTTCTCACTCTGATCTGATTACAGGCGTTTATGAAGGAGGCTTAAAAATCTGGGAATGTACCTTTGATCTCCTGGCATATTTTACAAAGGCCAAAGAGAAATTTGCTGGGAAAAAAGTATTGGATCTTGGTTGTGGGTCCGGGTTGCTGGGTATAATTGCATTCAAGGGAGGAGCCAAAGAAATTCATTTTCAGGATTATAACAGTATGGTAATTGATGAAGTAACATTACCTAATGTAGTGGCCAACGCCACTTgggaagatgaagaaaatgatatAAGCGAACCAGATGTGAAAAGATGCAGGAAATCAAAAGCAGCACAAGAACTACGTAAATGCCAGTTCTTTTCTGGGGAGTGGTCTGAGTTTTGTAAGCTTGTACTAAGCAgtgaaaaaatctttgaaaaatatgatCTCATTCTCACCTCAGAAACCATTTATAATCCAGATTATTATGGTCCTTTGCACCAAACATTCCTTAGACTGTTAGATAAAAATGGACGGGTGCTTTTGGCCAGCAAAGCACATTATTTCGGTGTGGGTGGAGGTATTCATCTCTTTCAGAAGTTTGTAGAAGAAAAGAACGTATTTGAGACTAGAACACTCGAAATAATTGATGAAGGGCTAAAGAGATTCCTAATTGAAATGACTTTTAAGTACCCCAGTTAA